One window of Candidatus Mycobacterium wuenschmannii genomic DNA carries:
- a CDS encoding pseudouridine synthase: MIAGAGESDGIRLQKVLSQAGIASRRVAERMIIDGRVEVDGQVITELGTRVDPDASEIRVDGARVILDDSMVYLALNKPQGMHSTMSDDRGRPCIGDLVEHRVRGNKKLFHVGRLDADTEGLILLTNDGELAHRLMHPSYEIPKTYVATVNGTVPRGLGKKLRDGIELEDGPIAVDDFAVVDAVPGKTLIRVTLHEGRKRIVRRMLKAVGFPVQALVRTDIGAVTLGDQRPGSIRALRRNEIGELYKAVGL, from the coding sequence ATGATCGCCGGTGCCGGCGAATCCGACGGGATTCGCCTTCAAAAAGTGCTGTCTCAGGCCGGGATTGCGTCACGCCGGGTAGCCGAGCGGATGATCATCGACGGCCGCGTCGAGGTCGACGGGCAGGTGATCACCGAACTGGGCACCCGGGTCGACCCGGACGCGTCGGAGATTCGGGTCGACGGCGCCCGGGTGATCTTGGACGACTCGATGGTCTACCTGGCACTGAACAAGCCGCAGGGCATGCACTCGACCATGTCCGACGACCGCGGTCGTCCCTGCATCGGCGACCTGGTCGAGCACCGAGTTCGCGGCAACAAGAAGCTCTTTCACGTCGGCCGGCTCGACGCCGACACCGAGGGGCTGATCCTGCTGACCAACGACGGCGAACTCGCGCACCGGCTGATGCACCCGTCGTACGAGATCCCCAAGACTTATGTGGCCACCGTGAACGGGACGGTGCCGCGCGGCCTGGGTAAGAAGCTGCGGGATGGAATCGAGCTGGAGGACGGCCCCATAGCCGTCGACGATTTCGCGGTGGTCGACGCAGTTCCCGGTAAGACGTTGATTCGGGTCACGCTGCACGAAGGGCGCAAGCGCATCGTGCGCCGCATGCTGAAGGCCGTGGGCTTTCCGGTGCAGGCGTTGGTGCGCACCGACATCGGAGCGGTGACACTCGGCGATCAGCGTCCGGGCAGCATCCGGGCGTTGCGCCGCAATGAGATCGGTGAGCTCTACAAAGCGGTCGGGCTGTGA
- the cmk gene encoding (d)CMP kinase has translation MSAVVAVDGPAGTGKSSVSRGLARTLHARYLDTGAMYRIATLAVLRAGVDPADHEAVQAVAASANMSVGHDPDEDRSYLDGEDVSSEIRGDAVTGAVSAVSSVPAVRARLVDLQRRLAGGNGGVVVEGRDIGTVVLPDADLKIFLTASAETRARRRNDQNVAAGLPDDYDGVLADVRRRDHLDSTRLVSPLRAADDAVVVDTSEMTESEVVDHLVHLVEEISR, from the coding sequence GTGAGCGCCGTTGTCGCCGTCGACGGCCCGGCCGGAACCGGAAAGTCGTCGGTGTCAAGGGGATTGGCGCGGACCCTGCACGCTCGCTACCTCGACACCGGTGCCATGTACCGCATCGCCACCTTGGCGGTGCTGCGGGCCGGAGTCGACCCCGCCGACCATGAAGCCGTGCAGGCCGTGGCCGCGAGCGCGAACATGTCCGTCGGCCACGACCCGGACGAGGACCGCAGTTACCTTGACGGCGAAGATGTTTCATCGGAGATTCGCGGCGACGCGGTAACCGGAGCGGTGTCAGCCGTCTCATCGGTTCCCGCCGTGCGCGCCCGACTGGTCGATCTGCAGCGCCGACTCGCGGGCGGGAACGGCGGCGTCGTCGTCGAAGGACGCGACATCGGCACCGTCGTCCTGCCGGACGCCGACCTCAAGATCTTCCTGACCGCCTCGGCCGAGACCCGGGCGCGACGCCGTAACGATCAGAACGTCGCGGCCGGCCTGCCCGACGACTACGACGGTGTGCTCGCCGACGTCCGGCGCCGAGACCACCTGGATTCGACGCGCCTGGTGTCGCCGCTGCGGGCCGCCGACGATGCGGTGGTCGTCGACACCAGCGAGATGACCGAGTCCGAGGTTGTCGACCACCTCGTGCACCTGGTCGAGGAGATCAGCCGATGA
- the der gene encoding ribosome biogenesis GTPase Der: MSEDGTWVDESDWESTEFVEPTDEVAGGPSPVVAIVGRPNVGKSTLVNRILGRREAVVQDIPGVTRDRVSYYALWIGRRFVVQDTGGWEPDAKGLQQLVAEQAAVAMRTADAIILVVDAVVGATAGDEAAARILRRSGKPVFLAANKVDSDKGESDAAALWSLGIGEPHAISAMHGRGVGDLLDAVVESLPAVAELGSSQGGPRRVALVGKPNVGKSSLLNRLAGDERSVVHDVAGTTVDPVDSLIELDGKIWRFVDTAGLRRKVGQASGHEFYASVRTHGAIDAAEVVIVLIDGSMPLTEQDLRVLSMVVEAGRALVLAFNKWDLVDEDRRYLLDKEIDRELVQIRWAQRVNISAKTGRAVQKLVPALESALASWDTRIGTGRLNTWVKEIVAATPPPVRGGKQPRILFATQATTRPPTFVLFTSGFLEAGYRRFLERRLRETFGFEGSPVRINVRVREKRKPKSR; the protein is encoded by the coding sequence ATGAGCGAAGACGGCACCTGGGTCGACGAAAGCGACTGGGAATCAACCGAATTCGTCGAGCCAACCGACGAGGTGGCCGGCGGACCGTCGCCGGTGGTGGCGATCGTGGGGCGACCGAACGTCGGCAAGTCGACGCTCGTCAACCGGATCCTGGGCCGACGAGAAGCGGTGGTACAGGACATTCCGGGCGTGACCCGCGACCGCGTCTCCTACTACGCGCTGTGGATCGGTCGCCGGTTCGTGGTGCAGGACACCGGCGGGTGGGAGCCCGACGCGAAGGGTCTGCAACAGTTGGTGGCCGAACAGGCCGCCGTGGCCATGCGCACCGCCGACGCCATCATCCTGGTGGTGGACGCGGTCGTCGGCGCGACGGCCGGCGACGAGGCGGCCGCCCGCATCCTGCGCCGCTCCGGCAAGCCGGTCTTCCTGGCCGCCAACAAGGTCGACAGCGACAAGGGCGAATCTGACGCGGCGGCGCTGTGGTCGCTGGGAATCGGTGAGCCGCATGCGATCAGCGCGATGCACGGTCGTGGCGTCGGCGATCTGCTCGACGCCGTGGTCGAATCCTTGCCCGCCGTCGCGGAACTCGGCTCCAGCCAGGGCGGTCCACGCCGGGTGGCGTTGGTCGGCAAGCCCAACGTCGGCAAGAGTTCGCTGCTGAACCGCCTCGCGGGTGATGAGCGGTCGGTCGTGCACGATGTCGCCGGCACCACCGTCGACCCGGTGGACTCGCTGATCGAATTGGACGGCAAGATCTGGCGATTCGTCGATACAGCCGGCCTGCGGCGCAAGGTCGGACAAGCCAGCGGCCACGAGTTCTACGCATCCGTGCGCACCCACGGCGCGATCGACGCGGCCGAGGTGGTGATCGTGCTGATCGACGGGTCGATGCCGCTGACCGAACAGGACCTGCGGGTGCTGTCGATGGTCGTCGAGGCCGGCCGCGCATTGGTCCTGGCCTTCAACAAGTGGGATCTCGTCGACGAGGACCGGCGCTACCTGCTGGACAAGGAGATCGACCGCGAATTGGTCCAGATTCGTTGGGCGCAGCGGGTGAACATTTCCGCGAAGACGGGACGCGCGGTGCAGAAGCTGGTGCCCGCGCTGGAAAGCGCACTGGCGTCATGGGATACCCGGATCGGCACCGGCCGACTGAACACCTGGGTCAAGGAAATCGTCGCCGCAACGCCGCCGCCGGTGCGCGGCGGTAAGCAGCCTCGCATCCTCTTCGCCACCCAGGCGACCACCCGACCGCCGACCTTCGTGTTGTTCACCAGTGGCTTCCTGGAGGCGGGGTATCGCCGGTTCCTGGAGCGGCGCCTACGCGAAACATTCGGGTTCGAGGGTAGCCCGGTCCGCATC